A region of Anolis sagrei isolate rAnoSag1 chromosome 2, rAnoSag1.mat, whole genome shotgun sequence DNA encodes the following proteins:
- the SAMD1 gene encoding sterile alpha motif domain-containing protein 1, which translates to MAGPAPPPPGQEAPRYQEWILDTIDSLRSRKARPDLERICRMVRRRHGPEPERTRAELEKLIQQRAVLRVSYKGSISYRNAARVQPPRRGGTAATAAPPNTANANAAAPQQQQQRPARASPPNAAAAAAAPRSSQRAAPATQPHPPPPPPPPPPPPPRRTGRERPPPPAPASSSSSSSSPSPAQEEPAPVSLREIARYLGGEGGAAASASPSPGPGRVTRGRAQGLLLLQEERLDKSRLGGGSSGGGNSALALPRADSRGAQARAAAPASSSSSRAPRNKKVGEEVKGEEEEEDEEEEEEDEVSTMSEGSEVAQEYEANNYTRPGIGQLNGDCKDSRHGGKEILPSSGLNRDLRSLEELPLSKGLERSYHEGSGPCHTTKASWLGESACRHLGSGKKESSAAYQQPDRAVSPAVAGTDPSVPSSPGRPGIQADGRPFSCTSVKEKPSDPVEWTVSDVVDYFTEAGFAEQASAFQEQEIDGKSLLLMQRTDVLTGLSIRLGPALKIYEYHIKVLQQCHFEEDEGDSFMG; encoded by the exons ATGGCGGGCCCCGCTCCCCCTCCGCCGGGCCAGGAGGCGCCCCGCTACCAGGAGTGGATCCTGGACACCATCGATTCTTTGCGCTCTCGGAAGGCGCGCCCGGACCTGGAGCGCATCTGCCGCATGGTGCGCCGCCGCCACGGCCCGGAGCCCGAGCGCACCCGCGCCGAGCTGGAGAAGCTCATCCAGCAGCGCGCCGTGCTCCGCGTCAGCTACAAGGGCAGCATCTCCTACCGCAACGCCGCCCGCGTCCAGCCGCCCCGCCGCGGGGGCACGGCGGCCACGGCAGCGCCGCCCAACACCGCCAACGCCAACGCCGCTGCcccgcagcagcagcaacagcgccCGGCCCGCGCCTCCCCGCCCaatgctgccgccgccgccgcggcGCCCCGGTCTTCCCAGCGCGCAGCCCCCGCCACACAGCCACACCCGCCgccccctccgccgccgccgccgcctcctccgcctcGTCGGACCGGACGGGAGCGCCCCCCGCCGCCTgcccccgcctcctcctcctcgtcgtcgtcGTCTCCCTCCCCGGCGCAGGAGGAGCCCGCCCCGGTCAGCCTGCGGGAGATCGCGCGCTACTTGGGCGGCGAGGGCGGCGCCGCCGCCTCCGCCTCGCCCTCCCCGGGGCCCGGCCGGGTGACGAGGGGCCGCGCGCAGGGGCTGCTCCTGCTCCAAGAGGAGCGCCTCGACAAGAGCCGGCTGGGCGGAGGGAGTAGCGGCGGCGGGAACAGCGCCCTCGCCTTGCCCAGGGCGGACTCCAGGGGCGCGCAGGCCCGGGCGGCCgcccccgcctcctcctcctcctccagggcGCCCAGGAACAAG AAGGTTGGTGAGGAGGTCAAaggtgaagaggaagaggaggacgaagaggaagaagaagaggatgaagtCTCCACGATGTCAGAAGGCTCAGAGGTGGCACAAGAGTATGAGGCCAACAACTACACCCGACCTGGGATTGGCCAGCTGAACGGGGACTGTAAGGACAGCAGACATGGCGGGAAAGAGATTCTGCCCAGCAGTGGCCTCAACAGAGACCTGCGCTCCCTTGAGGAGCTGCCCTTGAGCAAAGGATTGGAGCGGTCCTACCATGAAGGAAGCGGGCCATGCCACACAACAAAGGCCtcttggctgggagaaagtgccTGTCGTCATCTGGGAAGTGGCAAGAAAGAGAGCAGTGCTGCCTACCAGCAGCCAGACAGAGCAG TGTCACCAGCTGTTGCAGGTACTGATCCCTCTGTGCCCTCTTCTCCTGGGAGACCAGGCATCCAGGCAGATGGAAGACCATTCAGCTGCAC CTCAGTGAAGGAGAAGCCTTCTGATCCAGTGGAATGGACTGTGAGCGATGTTGTGGATTATTTCACAGAAGCTGGATTTGCTGAACAGGCATCTGCCTTTCAAGAGCAG GAGATTGATGGGAAGTCTCTGTTGCTGATGCAACGCACTGATGTGTTGACAGGCCTGTCCATCCGTCTGGGTCCTGCTCTCAAGATCTATGAATATCACATCAAAGTGCTGCAGCAGTGCCACTTTGAAGAAGATGAGGGTGATTCCTTCATGGGCTGA